In Canis aureus isolate CA01 chromosome 12, VMU_Caureus_v.1.0, whole genome shotgun sequence, a genomic segment contains:
- the BOLA3 gene encoding bolA-like protein 3 isoform X2, with amino-acid sequence MAAWSPAAAGPLLRGIRGPPLVHCAQRMFASQTEGELKVTRILKEKFPGATAIKVTDISGGCGAMYEIQIESEEFKEKRTVQQHQMVNQALKEEIKGMHGLRIFTSVPKH; translated from the exons ATGGCGGCGTGGAGCCCGGCCGCGGCGGGGCCGCTGCTCCGCGGGATCCGCGGG CCTCCTCTTGTCCACTGTGCCCAGCGGATGTTTGCCTCGCAGACTGAGGGGGAGCTCAAAGTGACCCGGATTCTCAAAGAAAAGTTTCCTGGGGCTACAGCTATCAAAGTCACTGACATTTCAG GAGGCTGTGGGGCGATGTATGAAATCCAGATCGAGTCAGAAgaatttaaggagaaaagaacCGTCCAACAGCATCAAATGGTCAATCAG GcactaaaagaagaaatcaaagggaTGCACGGATTGCGGATATTTACCTCTGTCCCCAAACACTGA